The following are encoded in a window of Hemiscyllium ocellatum isolate sHemOce1 chromosome 46, sHemOce1.pat.X.cur, whole genome shotgun sequence genomic DNA:
- the LOC132836302 gene encoding insulinoma-associated protein 1a-like, translating into MPRGFLVKRTKRAAPVSYRVRSVEEEWGVPEAVPSLWGQGRASLHPTSSTDIRPGYCGMPSSPCAPDRSPNRPVSSCPGSPGRPGNSSSPILAESFPSPLALASSLGRAVFVASVSDEEVKMGSNCTSIHAVKRQLPPAKAKVQSKKPRADRKPYRDEVTTSPVLGLRITKELTDYQQHKSSGQPLGEFICQLCKEEYADALSLAQHRCSRIVRVEYRCSECDKVFSCPANLASHCRWHKPRNPSGLQGQEGAKESNKSKARSEEQPASPSGRPCESPSLEEELFDCPLCGKKFRRQAYLRKHMATHRGSMLLSGGQVYLQRPQRKPEVSSHSGLACSGPEASFSSCQVLSNGKCQPLENRQVMLLQLSTAPAVM; encoded by the coding sequence ATGCCCCGAGGCTTTCTGGTGAAGAGAACCAAGAGAGCTGCCCCTGTCTCATACAGGGTACGCAGCGTCGAAGAGGAATGGGGCGTTCCAGAGGCAGTGCCGTCCCTATGGGGGCAGGGGAGGGCCTCTCTACATCCCACCTCCTCCACTGACATTAGGCCGGGATACTGTGGAATGCCAAGCTCCCCCTGCGCCCCGGACCGCAGCCCGAACCGGCCAGTCAGCAGTTGCCCTGGCTCCCCAGGTCGGCCAGGCAACTCCAGCTCGCCTATCCTGGCGGAATCCTTCCCCAGCCCCTTGGCTCTGGCTTCATCGCTGGGGCGAGCGGTCTTCGTGGCTTCGGTGTCAGATGAGGAGGTGAAGATGGGctccaattgtaccagcatccacgcGGTCAAGAGGCAACTGCCTCCGGCCAAAGCCAAGGTGCAGAGCAAGAAGCCCCGGGCGGACAGGAAGCCTTACCGGGACGAGGTGACCACTTCGCCGGTCTTGGGGCTGAGGATCACCAAAGAGCTGACGGACTATCAGCAGCACAAGAGCTCAGGCCAGCCCCTGGGTGAGTTCATCTGCCAGCTGTGTAAGGAGGAATACGCCGATGCCCTGTCCCTCGCCCAGCACCGGTGCTCCAGAATCGTCCGGGTGGAGTATCGCTGCTCCGAATGTGACAAGGTGTTCAGCTGTCCGGCCAACCTGGCTTCTCACTGCCGCTGGCACAAGCCCAGGAACCCCAGCGGCCTGCAAGGGCAAGAGGGGGCCAAGGAGAGCAACAAGAGCAAAGCCAGGAGTGAGGAGCAGCCGGCCAGCCCCTCCGGCCGGCCTTGCGAGTCGCCTAGCCTGGAAGAAGAGCTGTTCGACTGCCCGCTCTGCGGTAAGAAGTTCCGCCGCCAAGCCTACCTCAGGAAGCACATGGCCACTCACCGAGGCTCCATGCTGCTGTCAGGCGGCCAGGTCTACCTCCAGCGGCCCCAGAGGAAGCCTGAGGTCAGCTCGCACTCAGGACTCGCCTGCTCAGGTCCTGAGGCATCCTTCTCTTCCTGCCAGGTCCTCAGCAATGGCAAGTGTCAGCCCTTGGAGAACAGGCAAGTGATGCTGCTGCAGCTGTCCACGGCGCCGGCGGTGATGTGA